The sequence CGTACCACGGGAGCCGCCTCGGTGCCCAGGTGCCGCACGAACCAGCGCAGGTTCTCCTCGTAATGCCGGAGCCTGGCCTCGATCGGCCCGGGCGCCATCGTCACCTCGTGGTTCTCGCCCGGGAAGACGACGAGCCGCACGTCGAGCTCGGGGTGCGTGTCCTTCACGGCCGTGAAGAGCTGGTGGGCCCCCTCGACCGGGCAACGCATGTCCCGTTCGCCGTGGAGGATGAGGAGCGGCACCTCGATGCGGTCGGCGCGCACGATGGGCGAGCGCTCCAGCGCCGCGACGAGGAAGTCGCGGTACGTGGCGTAGACCTTCGAGCGGCCGTTCGCGCCCATGTCGGAGGAGGCGTAGCCGATGAGCTCGTTGACGGGCGCGCGGTGGGCCGCGGCCGCGCGGAAGCGGCGCGTGTGCGAGGCGAGCCAGACGGTCGCGTAGCCGCCGTAGCTCCCGCCGCAGACGCCGACGCGCTCTGGGTCGATGGCCGGGAAGGCTCGCAAGGCGGCGTCGACGAACTGCAGGAGGTCGTAGAAGGCCGCGTCGTGGATGTACTCCATCGACGAGAACTGGGCCCCGTAGCCGGCGCTTCCGCGCGGGTTGGCGATGAGGACGGCAAGCCCAGCGGCGGCGAGCGACTGGTGCTCCCAGTCGAGCGCGTAGCCGTAGAACGTGGCCGGACCGCCATGCACGTAGAGGACGGCCGGGAGGCTGGCCGCGGCGGGTGGCTCGGCCTCGCAGCCGGGCGGCAGGAGCACCCACCCCTGGACGCGCGCCGTGCCGTCGAGCGTCTCGACCCAGAGCTCCTGCATATCGGCGAGCGCCACCTCGCGAAGCCAAGGGTTGAGGTCGGTGAGCTCGCGCACCTCGCCCGTCTGGAGGTCGACCTCGACGATCTCGTAGGGGTGCAGCGCGTCGGTGCGCGTCGCGATGGCGCGTCCGGCGTAGGGGGGCGAGAGCTGGGCGAAGTTCTGGCGCCCCGTCGTGACGGCCTCGACGGGTCCGCCGGCGAGGGGCACGCGGTAGATGTTGCCCGTCCCCTGCCAGCCGGCGATGAAGTAGACGTCGCGCCCGTCTTCCGACACCTGCATCGTCTCGTAGGCTTCGCTGTGCCAGGTCGCGTTGTAGAGAAAACGCGTCGCGCCGTCGCAGGGGGCCTCGTTCCCGAAGAGCCGCACCGGCTCGCCGCCTTCGACGGGGACGCGGTAGAGGAGGGCCACCGGCACGCCGCCGCGGTCGGGGTCGAGGGCCCCGAAGACGACCTCGCGGCCGTCGGGGGTGAAGCGGGGCACGATGCGCTTCGGGTAGTAGGCGACGTAGAGGCCGCTCGTCAGCTGGCGCGGCGCCGCCGCGCCCTCCTCCGGCGGGAACGGGAAGAGGAAGAGGTCCATGCCGATGTAGTCCGTCGGGCGGCGTTCGCGGTTCGAGAGGACGAGGAGGGAGCGGCCGTCGGGGGACCAGACGGGCAGGACGTGGCGGGCCGGTCCCGGCGTGAGCCGGCGGGGCCGGCCGCCCTCGGACGCGACGACCCACACCGCGGGCGTCGGCACGGCCTCGCGGTAGCCCCCGACGTCGTCGCTCTTGAAGCCTAGCTCCTCGACGACGATCGGCTCGTCGCGCCGGTCGCGGCGGCGTTCGCCCTCGCCGAGGACGACGGCGTCCTCCGCCTCGTCCGGGAAAACGGGCGACTCGAAAGCGATGTGGAGCCCGTCGGGCGACCAGGCGGGTCGCGCCACCCCGTGCCGCATGCGCGTGAGCTGGCGCACCTGGCCGGTCGCGAGGTCGGCCACCCAGAGCTGCTCGGTGCCCGTCGCGTTCGAGAGGAACGCGAGCTTGCGCCCGTCGGGCGAAAACCGCGGATTCCGCTCGGAGTCTCCGCCCGCCGTGACCCTCCTCGCC is a genomic window of Clostridia bacterium containing:
- a CDS encoding S9 family peptidase gives rise to the protein MDGTPASAPTPGDGSARAARAGRKRLPELSDLYRIVNVATPDHHPATGRLAYVLERAEPGRFLREVWVREGGEARRVTAGGDSERNPRFSPDGRKLAFLSNATGTEQLWVADLATGQVRQLTRMRHGVARPAWSPDGLHIAFESPVFPDEAEDAVVLGEGERRRDRRDEPIVVEELGFKSDDVGGYREAVPTPAVWVVASEGGRPRRLTPGPARHVLPVWSPDGRSLLVLSNRERRPTDYIGMDLFLFPFPPEEGAAAPRQLTSGLYVAYYPKRIVPRFTPDGREVVFGALDPDRGGVPVALLYRVPVEGGEPVRLFGNEAPCDGATRFLYNATWHSEAYETMQVSEDGRDVYFIAGWQGTGNIYRVPLAGGPVEAVTTGRQNFAQLSPPYAGRAIATRTDALHPYEIVEVDLQTGEVRELTDLNPWLREVALADMQELWVETLDGTARVQGWVLLPPGCEAEPPAAASLPAVLYVHGGPATFYGYALDWEHQSLAAAGLAVLIANPRGSAGYGAQFSSMEYIHDAAFYDLLQFVDAALRAFPAIDPERVGVCGGSYGGYATVWLASHTRRFRAAAAHRAPVNELIGYASSDMGANGRSKVYATYRDFLVAALERSPIVRADRIEVPLLILHGERDMRCPVEGAHQLFTAVKDTHPELDVRLVVFPGENHEVTMAPGPIEARLRHYEENLRWFVRHLGTEAAPVVRCD